The proteins below come from a single Acidobacteriota bacterium genomic window:
- the hemN gene encoding oxygen-independent coproporphyrinogen III oxidase — protein MNVPFHLIQKYNRPGPRYTSYPTIPEWSTDFRVEDFEHSIARTNQGEQPRPVSLYFHLPFCESLCLYCACTTVITKNHAVVEPYLAQIKREVGWVSEHLDAGRQVEQIHFGGGTPTFLTPNQLADLYGAISSQYRISPTAEISIEIDPRVTSPEHCRTLRELGFNRVSLGVQDFSPEVQKTVHRIQSYAMVKQLNDTCRDLGFDSINIDLIYGLPHQTLESFLATVDQVIEIQPDRIALFSYAHVPWMKRQQKILEKHLPPSEVKFEIFTQAIAKLTGAGYRYVGMDHFALEKDELCRAQDDRTLHRNFQGYTTKANCDLFGFGMSSISGLEDTYAQHWHTLPNYYETAHTAAWPLMRGCQLTDDDKLRRAVISRILCHTLLVKSEIEQEFGISFDRYFASELETLTELEQDQLVTVSSDRIEATPLGRILIRNIAMIFDAYLKKPVEQRFSKTL, from the coding sequence ATGAACGTACCGTTTCACCTGATCCAAAAATACAACCGACCAGGACCACGGTACACGAGCTACCCGACCATTCCGGAATGGTCCACTGACTTCAGGGTGGAAGATTTTGAGCACTCCATTGCGCGAACCAATCAGGGTGAACAGCCGCGCCCGGTGTCGCTCTATTTTCACCTTCCGTTTTGTGAGTCGTTGTGTTTGTACTGTGCCTGCACGACGGTCATCACCAAAAATCATGCCGTCGTCGAACCCTATCTGGCACAAATCAAGCGCGAAGTGGGCTGGGTGAGCGAGCATCTGGATGCCGGGCGTCAGGTTGAGCAGATTCACTTCGGCGGCGGGACGCCAACATTTCTGACCCCGAATCAGTTGGCTGACCTTTACGGCGCGATTTCCAGCCAGTACCGGATTTCACCGACGGCAGAAATCAGCATCGAAATTGACCCACGGGTGACATCACCTGAACATTGCCGGACGCTCCGTGAATTAGGCTTTAATCGAGTCAGTTTGGGCGTGCAGGATTTTAGCCCCGAGGTCCAGAAAACAGTCCATCGGATTCAATCTTATGCCATGGTCAAGCAGTTGAACGACACCTGCCGTGACCTTGGGTTTGACAGCATCAACATTGATTTAATTTATGGCTTGCCGCACCAGACGCTTGAAAGCTTCCTGGCGACGGTTGATCAAGTCATTGAAATTCAACCAGATCGAATTGCGCTCTTCAGTTATGCCCACGTGCCCTGGATGAAGCGCCAGCAAAAAATTCTGGAAAAGCACCTGCCGCCGAGCGAAGTCAAATTTGAGATTTTTACTCAGGCCATCGCTAAATTGACCGGAGCCGGCTATCGCTATGTCGGGATGGATCACTTTGCGCTGGAAAAGGACGAATTATGCCGTGCCCAGGATGACCGGACGCTCCATCGAAATTTCCAGGGCTACACGACGAAGGCAAATTGTGATTTGTTTGGTTTTGGAATGAGTTCAATCAGTGGTCTGGAAGACACCTACGCTCAACACTGGCACACGTTGCCAAATTACTATGAAACCGCACACACCGCAGCCTGGCCATTGATGCGCGGATGCCAGTTGACTGATGACGATAAACTCCGCCGGGCCGTCATCAGCCGCATTTTGTGCCACACGTTGCTGGTGAAGTCGGAAATTGAACAAGAGTTTGGGATTAGCTTTGATCGTTATTTTGCTTCTGAACTCGAAACATTGACCGAACTCGAACAAGATCAACTGGTTACAGTGT
- a CDS encoding SRPBCC family protein: MNILNIHERRLEATCSQVGALIDTLASPGDRLWPKRLWPPMKFDRPLGVGANGGHGPIRYYVEEYTPGSSIKFRFTGPKGLNGFHILEVIQGLENTVILRHTIDMTTHGTAIILWPLVFRHLHDALVEDGFTVAEQSLGLPLNVQPWSLWVKILRWFLTGGNPQPQRFS, encoded by the coding sequence ATGAACATTTTAAACATCCACGAGCGCCGACTTGAGGCGACCTGCAGTCAGGTCGGAGCATTGATTGACACGCTGGCTTCACCTGGTGATCGGCTTTGGCCTAAACGGCTCTGGCCACCAATGAAATTTGATCGTCCACTTGGTGTTGGCGCCAATGGCGGGCATGGTCCAATTCGGTACTATGTCGAGGAGTACACCCCAGGGAGTTCAATCAAATTTCGGTTCACTGGTCCGAAGGGCTTGAATGGATTCCATATCCTTGAAGTCATTCAGGGTCTGGAAAATACCGTCATTTTGCGGCATACCATTGATATGACAACCCACGGCACAGCAATCATTCTCTGGCCGTTGGTGTTTCGCCATCTTCACGACGCATTAGTGGAAGATGGCTTTACCGTTGCGGAACAATCACTTGGACTCCCGTTGAATGTGCAACCCTGGTCGCTGTGGGTAAAGATTTTGCGATGGTTTCTGACGGGCGGGAACCCCCAGCCGCAACGGTTTTCTTGA